The following are encoded together in the Plasmodium knowlesi strain H genome assembly, chromosome: 8 genome:
- a CDS encoding aurora-related kinase 2, putative: MNRHRPMNDHVNINNKRFHDDGTTKRRNRNTHSEQPHQVDKSHNERKINSAQTVMYSSRTLGGKNPQCEEVDTTTKRANLLSAQRQLHNISSKTEKEKREIKRDLLLRRGDYYSQGTKTTHIRSPEFCDEKFKRENRLNCSGRKTEPSSTIRTQLTHRRDVLVRSNKNNNISCDSVCKRKVDWDDELENKKLKPSHSHGKSGHVIGSAISFDKVENTEVHKRGEEAEDPRRRGTGEDAYFSSIGRKLPIGEQKRRNELSGGNLGMNRSGEEKERMRPCVSGKTSEGTSLVIEERRGESFSFASCVNDKVEDGPLNARSRGEHLLGVHIKPGQHISHGSYVEVMNDDGNPSLGTIPKSAPANNEEVDGSIGYKERGGMEEKDVSGGHTDQREDPLNRNIPISVMKKGEEEEKYIHSKDDSCFFRKKSMDKERIDKIALDIVNRWNVQSTSPAGREDTNKALPSGGNIQEGNIKGFNDTQLLFNEIKNSYKERVSDDSQKNRPMKKPPEDESSHLLQRRGELSTRNFSDDAVVEEVRKTYKSDKLTRDIVLNEESRFHSNEDTDMVKKNVMVHEVNASVSAVPIVHSCSNIQREEAPPPNRRFAAHTLSSNSKNIKTIKVDFKEAQKKGVPDSQRGSAVTRGGATTQLIKKKNKGIIQNEGEGKNTTFLFHQRDKDISGLTFTRGISKRTDGKDASDGLRTPSGHPAARSALPKDEKDKSGKTIQMRKMYGHFRLNRGMATHGRNTPEVGDSITGRISGHPGRPRREAKTNTMEGLSTLPSRTNLVLGDEEKIKRDNALGGNKGIHSDNSGHSRNEPSSRALHARTTDIDNNNRGSYSSVKTSRTLLSIASSSSLRGAKVSSSEKGKKIMAKVYRQGSRIGRGEEEKKTGITKRNNDNRSHGERIDIADSMSKSSENAIGRGRELSGRRALVHVSKCRDNAPEKSTNQADGANKGSSHDIESKRNVEKKLIKDESPRCNLTHFSNSKKGTKNSHLNYKDPISEEMERHRMDQKKKKNVKSNSIPPGNMNKGGKSNNSKNIFSGRQYECSGKGDDGEAKNRTESRASTYRKRSDSYDERVKHPKGGGSTSGGIGCSHDEGRRSFEKETMSDKSRRQESISSSSQRERKEMSYFEWLAKEKKKKEEGMNPGEVTVVGDGASTQGGSVDADATACEVGKKNPLSDALQEENYHLMLQPLSAFNLKQNERNFEQEDFIVDKNPIGNGRTGLVFKAIIKKENEYVALKVMAKDTIASLNIERQVLKEIIIQASLNHKNILQLIAYFEDRTRLFLILELANGGSIRNKMKSDAQPFLEEQVALYVYQIADALSYLHKFNIIHRDLKPDNILLHHTDEYQGDHIYKYGVIKIADFGFSCQLKNKRQKRSTFCGTVDYMPPEIINQIPYDCNVDLWCLGIVIFELLVGFPPFTDDTQERIFSQIKELNFHFPKAISLQARDLILKLCSRTSDERISAEEVKTHPWVKQFL; encoded by the exons ATGAATAGACATAGACCTATGAACGACCATGTGAACATTAACAACAAGAGATTCCATGATGATGGTACAactaaaagaaggaatagaaatacACACAGTGAGCAGCCACATCAAGTGGACAAATCCCACAAtgagaggaaaataaattctgCGCAAACTGTGATGTATTCTTCCAGAACCCTTGGTGGGAAGAACCCCCAATGTGAAGAAGTAGATACTACAACCAAGAGAGCTAACCTTTTGAGCGCGCAGAGACAACTACACAATATATCTTCCAAGacggaaaaggagaaacgaGAAATCAAACGCGACCTCCTACTTCGGAGGGGAGATTATTACTCTCAGGGGACCAAAACCACACATATACGTAGCCCAGAATTTTGTGATGAAAAATTCAAGAGGGAAAATCGcctgaactgttcaggtaGAAAAACCGAGCCGTCCTCAACCATTCGCACACAGTTGACACATAGGAGGGATGTCCTGGTGAGGTCtaacaaaaacaacaacattaGCTGCGACTCAGTCTGCAAGCGGAAAGTAGATTGGGATGACGAattagaaaataaaaaactaaAACCATCTCATTCGCATGGTAAGAGTGGTCATGTTATTGGCAGTGCCATTTCGTTTGATAAGGTGGAGAACACAGAAGTACATAAAAGAGGTGAAGAAGCGGAGGATCCCCGTAGAAGAGGCACTGGTGAAGATGCGTACTTTTCTTCTATTGGTAGGAAGTTGCCAATAGGCGaacagaagagaaggaatgaactTAGTGGAGGAAACCTCGGAATGAACAGAAGTggtgaagagaaagaaagaatgagACCATGTGTAAGCGGCAAGACATCGGAAGGAACAAGTCTGGTAATAGAAGAGAGACGAGGCGAGTCGTTTTCTTTCGCTTCGTGCGTAAATGATAAGGTAGAAGATGGGCCTCTAAATGCAAGAAGCAGGGGAGAGCACCTTTTGGGTGTGCACATTAAGCCAGGACAACACATCTCACATGGTTCATACGTAGAAGTGATGAACGATGATGGAAACCCCTCCCTTGGGACAATCCCGAAGAGTGCTCCAGCAAACAATGAAGAGGTCGATGGATCTATAGGATATAAGGAGCGTGGGGGGATGGAGGAGAAAGATGTAAGTGGAGGGCATACGGATCAAAGGGAGGATCCTCTAAATAGAAACATACCTATCAGTGTGATGAAAAAGggtgaagaggaggaaaaatatatccattCAAAGGACGACTCATgcttttttcgaaaaaaaagtatggaTAAGGAGAGGATAGATAAGATAGCTCTTGACATTGTCAACAGGTGGAATGTTCAATCCACTAGTCCCGCTGGGAGGGAAGACACGAATAAAGCATTACCTTCAGGTGGAAATATCCAAGAGggaaatataaaaggttttaaTGATACCCAATTATTAtttaacgaaataaaaaactcgTATAAGGAGAGGGTGTCTGATGATTCGCAGAAAAATCGACCCATGAAAAAACCACCGGAGGATGAATCATCACATCTGTTGCAACGGAGGGGAGAATTGTCTACGCGCAATTTTTCTGATGATGCTGTTGTAGAGGAGGTAAGGAAGACATACAAAAGTGATAAATTGACTAGGGACATCGTGTTGAACGAAGAAAGTAGGTTCCACTCCAATGAAGATACAGatatggttaaaaaaaatgttatggTTCATGAAGTTAATGCATCTGTTAGCGCTGTTCCCATAGTGCACTCTTGCTCTAACATTCAGAGGGAGGAGGCACCTCCGCCCAACAGACGCTTTGCCGCGCACACACTTTCCTCCAACAGTAAGAACATAAAAACGATAAAAGTGGACTTCAAGGAAGCACAGAAGAAAGGAGTTCCAGATAGCCAAAGGGGGAGTGCAGTTACCAGGGGAGGAGCGACTACACagttgataaaaaagaaaaacaaaggaattatacaaaatgaaggggaaggaaaaaataccacatttttatttcatcagAGGGATAAAGACATCTCAGGGTTGACTTTCACGAGGGGTATCAGCAAAAGAACAGACGGAAAGGATGCATCTGACGGGTTGAGAACCCCCTCCGGTCACCCTGCTGCACGATCAGCTTTGCCAAAAGATGAGAAAGACAAATCAGGTAAGACAAtccaaatgagaaaaatgtatggaCACTTCAGATTAAATAGAGGGATGGCAACGCATGGTAGGAATACTCCAGAAGTGGGAGATTCTATAACGGGAAGGATTAGCGGTCATCCAGGGAGACCCCGAAGGGAGGCGAAGACCAACACAATGGAGGGGCTCTCTACTCTGCCATCCCGCACAAATCTGGTTCTTGGCGACGAGGAGAAGATCAAAAGGGATAACGCACTTGGAGGCAATAAGGGTATTCACAGTGATAACTCTGGGCATAGCCGCAACGAACCGTCATCCCGGGCACTTCACGCAAGAACCACCGACATTGACAACAACAATAGGGGAAGCTACAGTTCTGTGAAAACCTCCAGGACATTGCTAAGCATCGCCAGTAGCAGTTCACTTAGGGGTGCCAAAGTATCTTCAAGcgaaaagggtaaaaaaatcATGGCGAAAGTGTACAGACAAGGTAGTAGGATTGGTCggggagaggaagaaaaaaagacagGAATCACGAAACGGAACAATGATAACCGCAGCCATGGAGAGCGCATAGACATCGCAGATTCCATGAGCAAGTCATCGGAAAATGCGATCGGTAGGGGAAGAGAACTGAGCGGGAGGAGAGCATTGGTGCATGTGTCCAAATGTAGAGACAACGCTCCTGAGAAGAGCACAAATCAAGCAGATGGAGCGAACAAGGGTTCTAGTCATGATATAGAGTCTAAGAGAAACGTAGAGAAAAAACTTATTAAAGATGAATCCCCCAGATGCAACCTTACCCATTTTAGCAACTCTAAAAAAGGCACGAAGAACAGCCACCTCAATTACAAAGATCCTATAAgtgaagaaatggaaagacaCAGAATggatcagaaaaaaaaaaagaatgtaaaaAGTAATTCTATTCCTCCtggaaatatgaacaaggggggaaaaagcaacaattcaaaaaatatattttcggGTAGACAGTATGAATGTAGTGGGAAGGGAGATGACGGAGAGGCGAAGAACCGGACAGAAAGTAGGGCCTCCACCTATAGGAAACGGAGCGATAGCTACGATGAGAGGGTAAAACACCCTAAGGGAGGAGGAAGTACTTCTGGTGGAATTGGATGTAGTCACGACGAGGGAAGAAGATCCTTCGAAAAGGAGACAATGAGCGATAAATCGCGCAGGCAGGAATCGATTAGTTCAAGTAGCCAacgggaaaggaaggagatgTCCTATTTTGAATGGTTAgctaaggagaagaaaaagaaggaggaaggtaTGAACCCAGGTGAAGTAACAGTTGTAGGGGATGGTGCATCTACACAAGGAGGATCAGTAGACGCAGATGCCACTGCCTGTGAGGTCGGTAAGAAGAATCCACTGAGTGATGCACTGCAGGAGGAGAACTACCATTTGATGCTACAACCATTGAGCGCCTTCAACTTGAAGCAAAACGAAAGGAATTTCGAACAAGAAGATTTTATTGTAGATAAAAACCCCATAGGAAATGGAAGGACAGGATTGGTTTTTAAAGCTatcattaaaaaagaaaacgaatatGTAGCATTGAAGGTTATGGCCAAGGACACAATCGCATCTTTGAACATCGAGAGACAAGTCttgaaggaaataataatCCAGGCAAGCTTAAATcataaaaacattttgcaGTTAATAGCGTATTTTGAAGATAGAACCCGTTTGTTCTTGATTCTAGAGCTAGCCAATGGAGGATCCATacgaaacaaaatgaaatcaGATGCACAACCATTCTTAGAAGAACAAGTAGCATTATATGTCTACCAGATTGCAGATGCCCTATCCTACCTACATAAATTTAATATCATCCATAGGGATTTGAAGCCAGACAATATTTTATTGCACCATACTGATGAATATCAAGGAgaccatatatataaatacggAGTAATTAAAATTGCTGATTTTGGATTTTCTTGTCAGCTCAAAAATAAGAGACAAAAGAGAAGCACCTTCTGTGGGACTGTGGACTATATGCCACCTGAAATTATAAACCAGATTCCCTATGACTGTAATGTGGACTTGTGGTGCCTAGGCATTGTGATATTTGAGTTGCTCGTCGGCTTTCCGCCCTTTACAGACGACACGCAG GAGCGCATATTCAGCCAAATTAAGGAACTGAACTTCCATTTCCCCAAGGCAATTTCGTTGCAAGCGCGGGACCTCATACTAAAG CTATGCAGTAGAACGTCAGACGAGCGTATCTCAGCCGAAGAGGTTAAGACCCACCCCTGGGTGAAGCAGTTCCTTTAA
- a CDS encoding dual specificity protein phosphatase, putative, with amino-acid sequence MIVKVFDHIYISNVYNANDIYHLINLNIGGVLTCFRCMSIEWCHHDPKENRKIFYKDKFLNYKGEFLRDPGGWNHPPFPLCQGVLAVKNGPQSTTELTPCSNNAGEERAEGEELFAKPYAHYDYIIYPEEILKKKITKETIDDYIKAMVHLKDDVEVSCISVAENEVSALGNEEMKDCMSEVVEGTDASLSDGAEENPTRHRSRSLADEKTLSNRKGSSSTPKEENQSEGLSRSEEILQVPIEPDGKTPLNGKSTKRTTQTVCELNRTLRDENNKTVPLSNVYKMKHMYLDILDTFDENILNHVDKAHAFIDDVIKSEKNVLVHCMAGISRCSSIILSYISKKNGKSIAENFATLKDRYPFAHPNENFYRQLLLYERMNYTLDGPSEYHCVYEEIKRDRGALEQLKCLNLKNVPEATYKFRCKLCRFTLFNDNDIIEHELEKYKIKKKYGNSCTSIFIEKKEWLLTENKMKGLLICPNKNCSAKLGKWSWTGICCSCGYLQTPAFMINMSNVDRMRINLN; translated from the exons ATGATCGTCAAGGTGTTCGACCACATATATATCAGTAACGTGTACAATGCAAACGATATTTACCATCTGATAAATTTAAACATCGGGGGGGTCTTGACGTGCTTCCGGTGCATGAGCATCGAGTGGTGTCACCACGACCCCAAGGAGAACAGGAAGATTTTCTACAAAGACAAGTTTTTAAACTACAAGGGAGAGTTCTTGAGAGACCCCGGAGGATGGAACCACCCCCCCTTTCCACTATGCCAAGGCGTATTAGCAGTGAAAAACGGTCCTCAGTCGACCACAGAATTAACCCCGTGTAGCAACAATGCGGGAGAGGAAAGGGCCGAGGGGGAGGAACTTTTTGCAAAACCATATGCACACTACGACTATATTATTTACCCAGAGGAAATTCTTAAGAAGAAGATTACCAAGGAGACCATCGATGATTACATAAAAGCGATGGTACACTTGAAGGACGACGTAGAGGTTAGCTGCATCTCCGTCGCAGAGAATGAGGTATCAGCATTAGGAAACGAGGAGATGAAGGATTGCATGAGTGAAGTTGTAGAGGGCACGGACGCATCGCTGAGCGATGGAGCAGAGGAGAACCCAACCAGACACAGAAGCAGGAGTTTGGCAGATGAAAAAACTTTATCCAATAGGAAGGGTTCCAGTTCTActccaaaggaggaaaaccaATCTGAGGGGTTGTCAAGAAGTGAAGAAATCTTACAAGTGCCTATCGAACCTGATGGAAAGACCCCTCTGAATGGGAAATCAACAAAGAGAACGACACAAACGGTGTGTGAACTCAATAGAACCCTGAgggatgaaaataataaaaccgTGCCATTAAGCAATGtatacaaaatgaagcatATGTATTTGGATATCTTGGATACCTTTGATGAAAACATTCTTAACCATGTAGACAAGGCCCATGCTTTCATCGACGATGTGATtaagagtgaaaaaaatgtgttggtCCATTGCATGGCTGGAATTTCTCGCTGCTCTTCCATCATCCTTTCCTACATTTCTAAGAAGAATGGGAAGAGCATTGCCGAGAATTTTGCCACCCTCAAGGATCGCTACCCCTTCGCCCACCCTAATGAAAACTTCTACAGGCAGTTGCTTCTGTACGAGAGGATGAACTACACATTAGat GGACCAAGCGAATACCACTGCGtttatgaagaaataaaacgTGATCGGGGTGCGCTGGAGCAGTTAAAATGTTTGAACCTCAAAAATGTACCAGAAGCCACGTACAAGTTTAGGTGCAA ACTTTGCAGGTTTACCCTCTTCAACGACAACGATATCATTGAGCACgagttggaaaaatataagattAAGAAAAAG TATGGCAATTCCTGCACAAGCATCTTCATCGAGAAAAAGGAGTGGCTCCTCAcggagaacaaaatgaaaggcCTGCTCATTTGCccaaacaaaaat TGCAGCGCCAAACTAGGGAAGTGGTCATGGACAGGAATTTGTTGCTCGTGCGGATATTTACAAACCCCTGCCTTCATG ATAAACATGTCCAACGTCGACCGCATGAGGATTAATCTTAATTGA
- a CDS encoding asparagine synthetase [glutamine-hydrolyzing], putative produces MCGILAIFHSSIERHRLRRKALELSKKLRHRGPDWNGIVVEENEDGTTNVLAHERLAIVDVLSGHQPLYDDAKEVCLTINGEIYNHMELRKLLPEDIIKNLTSQSDCAVIPNLYKKYTNKMPSMLDGIFSGVISDHKKNTFFAFRDPIGVCPLYIGYASDGSIWFASEFKALKDSCVRYVNFPPGHYYVNCKNKGEFVRYFNPNWWDLSAPIPNNKVDLEQIRVHLEKSVIKRLMGDVPFGVLLSGGLDSSIVAAIISRYLKKIHGGERGVGGNQITNNDNNWKDSAADSWRLKSFSIGLRNSPDLKAAREVANFLGSHHTEFHFTVEEGVDSLHDVIYHIETYDITTIRASTPMYILSRLIKSSCVKMVLSGEGADEIFGGYLYFHKAPNREEFHRELQRKVHDLHMYDCLRANKSTMAFGIEARVPFLDLDLLNLVMNIDPKEKMCSEGHIEKDILRRAFSGYLPDHILYRQKEQFSDGVGYNWIDGLKEYAESKISDIQFSRAPFLFPYNTPKTKEAYLYRCIFSECFPEQCAQESVPEGSSIACSSSKAIEWDASFKQNSDQSGRSVLGVHHSAKQFSDVKPVQMPDDESRALLSSAT; encoded by the exons ATGTGCGGCATCTTAGCCATTTTTCACTCTTCCATTGAAAGGCACCGACTGCGTAGGAAGGCCCTGGAACTCTCGAAGAA GCTGAGGCATCGAGGCCCCGACTGGAACGGAATCGTGGTCGAAGAGAATGAGGACGGAACGACAAACGTGCTCGCACACGAGCGCCTGGCCATCGTCGACGTTCTGTCGGGTCATCAGCCTCTGTACGACGACGCCAAGGAAGTATGCCTCACGATAAATGGAGAGATCTACAATCACATGGAGCTCCGAAAGCTCCTTCCTGAAGACATTATAAAAAATCTAACTAGTCAATCTGACTGTGCAGTTATTCCGAACTTGTACAAAAAGTATACTAATAAGATGCCATCCATGTTAGATGGAATTTTTTCTGGAGTTATAAGTGATCATAAGaagaacacattttttgCGTTCAGAGATCCCATAGGAGTTTGTCCTCTCTATATAGGATATGCATCTGATGGGTCTATCTGGTTTGCCTCTGAGTTCAAGGCGCTAAAGGATAGCTGCGTTAGGTACGTGAACTTCCCTCCTGGGCATTACTACGTCAActgcaaaaataaaggagagTTCGTTCGCTATTTTAATCCTAATTGGTGGGATCTAAGTGCTCCCATTCCAAATAATAAAGTCGACTTGGAACAGATTCGAGTTCATCTGGAGAAGAGTGTGATAAAGAGGCTGATGGGGGATGTGCCCTTCGGAGTGTTACTCTCAGGGGGATTGGATTCCTCCATCGTGGCTGCTATAATTTCCAGATATTTGAAGAAGATACACGGGGGGGAAAGAGGCGTAGGAGGAAATCAAATAACGAACAACGACAACAATTGGAAGGACTCTGCCGCCGATTCCTGGCGATTGAAAAGCTTCTCCATCGGGCTTCGTAACTCACCCGACCTGAAGGCCGCAAGGGAGGTGGCAAATTTTCTGGGGAGTCACCACACAGAATTTCACTTCACCGTGGAGGAGGGAGTGGATTCTCTGCACGATGTGATCTATCACATAGAGACATACGACATCACGACGATTCGTGCATCTACCCCAATGTACATTCTTTCAAGATTAATAAAAAGTAGTTGCGTCAAAATGGTTCTAAGTGGAGAAGGTGCAGACGAAATATTTGGAGGGTATCTTTACTTCCACAAGGCTCCTAACCGAGAAGAGTTTCACCGCGAGTTACAAAGGAAGGTGCATGACTTACACATGTACGATTGCTTGAGGGCAAATAAGTCTACCATGGCATTCGGGATCGAAGCACGCGTTCCTTTCCTTGATCTAGATCTCCTAAATCTAGTTATGAATATTGAtcccaaagaaaaaatgtgttcagAGGGGCATATAGAGAAGGACATTTTAAGGCGTGCTTTCTCTGGCTATTTGCCTGATCATATTTTATACAGACAGAAGGAACAATTTTCTGATGGAGTTGGATACAACTGGATTGATGGTTTGAAGGAATATGCCGAGAGTAAAATTTCCGACATACAATTTTCACGTGcaccctttttatttccatataACACTCCCAAGACAAAGGAGGCCTACTTGTACAGATGCATTTTCTCTGAATGCTTTCCGGAACAGTGTGCACAGGAATCGGTACCGGAGGGATCCTCCATCGCTTGCTCGTCAAGCAAGGCGATCGAATGGGATGCATCGTTTAAGCAAAACTCAGATCAGTCAGGTAGGTCCGTGCTGGGCGTACACCACAGCGCGAAGCAATTCTCCGATGTGAAGCCTGTGCAGATGCCCGACGATGAGAGCAGGGCGCTTCTATCAAGCGCAACCTAA
- a CDS encoding N2227-like protein, putative: protein MPTGTKEENEAKPPGGHCGKQGECQVGVRDNNSRFPLLMGGCNPCEKCNPEEKCNPCEKCYPEESNPEREESHNGCTCTDYPGRTIPGKGDYLRDDYIEDNIDTLGDEEERHFCNICFSFLYYKKHSFYELLRIYRNFSSLTPDQKTLLDESIYSKIYKMYLGVLNNYFFIFNILVPQISTHIILHLLAHTAHRGDVVIVEDSGSDGEEEDGGKEACDGSNASDERGAEDVSHYRNTQGKKIIPREEYTINEILKNLTEEEKDKIDREYNYYNLDARLLCKDDPIIILKEIRSKLISAKEDEGISRELDMNLERSTSADYLDVGYSSGGKMHHRDETSENPLGSSSLFPQDQEERTHAEEKQQRRYFPQEGQQGNEFSEENEEECRESQIFPQHYNEQYHNKEEKKQADSPNGKGKSEDARYGGTMEQKCNLGGEEYIADHRKENSEYAFPRLDYEPGEVRLGEWRGSDGQGGEKGASDTNAPGEVISNISAPISTPAQGEHFPPGRRITSAYNPTLDEYNLLQNMGKVRSTLRQFVRDWSLEGKHERDSAYEPMLKSLDKYLPITDSYVPKVLCPGSGLGRLPYEVAKKGYRSQGNEFSYFMLLASNFILNYYNEKESLKIQPYCLNTLNRRKRDDHLKVVTLPDINTYNKAILSTDFSMCAGELIEVYDKEKESFDGVLTCFFMDTAKNIFLYIRTFANILKPNSLWCNVGPLLYHYSEMTNELSIELSWEEIEVIISKWFTLVETEWIDNYYTTNVDSMMQVQYHCIFFCAIRNDVPVEDPPMDDPLQVS, encoded by the coding sequence ATGCCTACTGgtacaaaggaagaaaatgaggcGAAGCCTCCAGGAGGGCACTGCGGAAAACAGGGGGAATGCCAAGTCGGAGTGAGAGATAATAATTCCAGGTTCCCTTTGCTAATGGGGGGATGTAACCCATGTGAGAAGTGTAACCCAGAGGAGAAGTGTAACCCATGTGAGAAGTGTTACCCAGAGGAGAGTAATccagaaagggaagaatcaCACAACGGGTGCACTTGTACTGATTACCCTGGTAGGACAATCCCTGGAAAAGGCGACTACCTAAGGGATGACTATATCGAGGATAATATAGACACCCTAGGTGACGAAGAGGAAAGGCACTTTTGcaacatttgtttttccttcttgtattataaaaaacattccttctatGAGCTACTTAGGATCTATAGAAATTTCTCCTCCCTGACACCAGATCAGAAGACTCTCCTCGATGAATCCATTTACAGTAAAATATACAAGATGTACCTAGGTGTTCTGAacaactatttttttatttttaatattttagtACCCCAAATATCTACGCATATTATTTTGCACCTCCTGGCGCATACTGCTCACCGAGGGGATGTGGTGATTGTGGAAGATTCTGGCAGTGAtggagaggaggaagatgGAGGGAAGGAGGCATGCGATGGTAGCAATGCATCGGATGAAAGGGGCGCGGAGGATGTCAGCCACTATAGGAACACAcaggggaagaaaataataccCAGGGAGGAATACACCATCAATGAAATATTAAAGAATTTGactgaagaggaaaaagacaaaatcgACCGAGAGTATAACTACTACAACCTAGATGCAAGGTTACTCTGTAAAGATGATCCcattattattttgaaaGAAATTAGATCTAAGTTAATAAGTGCTAAAGAGGACGAAGGAATATCTAGAGAGCTTGATATGAATCTAGAGAGATCTACTTCGGCAGATTATCTGGACGTTGGATACTCCAGTGGGGGGAAAATGCATCATAGGGATGAAACAAGTGAGAACCCGTTAGGAAGTTCATCTTTATTTCCGCAAGATCAAGAGGAAAGAACCCATgcggaagaaaaacaacagAGGAGATACTTCCCACAGGAGGGACAACAAGGAAATGAGTTCTCAGAggagaatgaagaagaatgcAGAGAGAGTCAGATCTTCCCTCAACACTACAACGAACAGTATCATAataaggaggagaaaaaacaggCGGATAGCCCAAATGGGAAGGGGAAATCGGAAGATGCCAGGTATGGAGGCACCATGGAACAGAAGTGCAATCTTGGCGGCGAAGAGTACATCGCAGACCACCGTAAAGAGAATAGTGAATATGCTTTCCCCCGCCTGGACTACGAGCCTGGAGAGGTGCGACTTGGTGAGTGGCGTGGGAGTGATGgtcaagggggggagaagggtGCGTCAGATACGAACGCTCCTGGCGAGGTCATCTCAAATATATCTGCACCAATTAGTACTCCCGCCCAGGGAGAACATTTCCCCCCGGGGCGTCGAATTACAAGCGCATACAACCCCACCTTGGACGAATACAATCTACTACAGAACATGGGAAAAGTGAGAAGTACACTAAGACAATTCGTACGCGATTGGTCCTTGGAAGGAAAACACGAAAGAGATAGTGCATACGAACCAATGTTAAAAAGTTTAGATAAATACCTACCCATAACAGATTCTTATGTGCCTAAGGTTCTCTGTCCAGGATCAGGATTAGGGCGACTTCCATACGAAGTGGCGAAAAAAGGCTATAGAAGCCAAGGGAATGAATTTTCCTACTTTATGCTCCTTGCGTCCAACTTCATCCTTAACTACTACAATGAGAAGGAATCCCTAAAAATCCAACCCTACTGCTTGAACACActgaacagaagaaaaagagacgATCACCTCAAGGTTGTAACTCTGCCagatataaatacatacaatAAAGCTATCTTAAGTACCGACTTCTCTATGTGTGCAGGCGAATTGATTGAAGTTTACgacaaggagaaggaatccTTTGATGGAGTTCTCACTTGTTTTTTCATGGACACAGCTAAAAACATTTTCCTATACATCCGAACATTTGCAAATATTTTGAAGCCAAACTCCCTGTGGTGTAACGTTGGTCCTCTCCTTTACCACTACTCCGAAATGACCAACGAACTGTCCATCGAGTTATCATGGGAAGAAATTGAAGTTATTATTTCCAAGTGGTTCACCCTTGTGGAGACTGAATGGATTGATAATTATTATACTACCAATGTGGATTCCATGATGCAGGTCCAGTACCACTGTATCTTTTTTTGCGCCATTCGGAATGATGTACCTGTCGAGGACCCGCCCATGGACGACCCCCTTCAGgtcagctag